From the genome of Candidozyma auris chromosome 2, complete sequence, one region includes:
- the NPR1 gene encoding serine/threonine protein kinase NPR1, with protein MDETNAGPKQKQPQQAVSSLTKLLNESNSNVPSKNSSQTDLPTYAEQKLTSPSPGIQETSSDESGMALQINPPNTLKHASAQVVGGSSISPRQRAAPPVTSVEHGISGTSPVVVNGGFDQTNSGRDIPFGGRSYGSKDIPIRPPQAIQSPRVNRTNSVSHTSLFATGGYGSESLSSSIPYVAPGGRGNNSNSNDPTGSYKSNNGFANGGSNLSRALRSDSVSSESSDHVPNLPNGQPIQSIHFSSPQVNSMSIEPRFVISKQRVAQAQAQAQAQAQAASLSSSGRQGSQSGLSFFFSSKNKGGQKQGSSTDLGSFYNNAAPINENVPIGTSPSSLSSADSANIYSSSRHNSMANLKRFVKKSSSPAQPIPVSKMSTSMRSTNSGSVPASSSFATAYTNQSGSSTISESSYSRSPVTGFAVGSSSISRTPSLVRDRRGSINGITNQQSQQLPFSKRYSKFGENLGAGAGGAVRLVTRLADKKTFAVKEFRAKYQNETKRDYAKKITSEYCIGSTLKHPNIIETVEICYENERILQVMEYCDFDLFAIVMSNKMSREEINCCFKQILSGINYLHSMGLAHRDLKLDNCVVDARGIVKIIDFGSAVVFSYPFSKTLIEAQGIVGSDPYLAPEVCVFNKYDPRPVDVWSVAIIFCCMMLKKFPWKVPKMMDNSFKLFATREEGRSLSEMLVRTPADSMNMPELGSAIDEIENGDILGNNSANGKSGEGLSHTSSETGVGRLLLALPEDCRPLIGRMVELAPACRITVEECFQDEWLRSINMCTVDERINHDGSFDYQVTKGTDHEHTTVDQSKAHIAAFDKNKKK; from the coding sequence ATGGACGAAACGAACGCTGGGCCGAAGCAGAAACAACCCCAGCAAGCAGTCAGTTCATTGACGAAGCTCCTCAACGAATCAAATTCAAATGTGCCTTCAAAAAACTCCTCTCAAACAGATTTACCAACTTATGCTGAACAAAAGCTCACCAGCCCCTCTCCTGGTATCCAGGAAACGAGTTCAGACGAAAGCGGAATGGCTCTTCAGATCAACCCGCCAAACACGTTGAAGCATGCAAGTGCTCAGGTTGTAGGGGGTAGCAGCATCCTGCCTCGGCAAAGGGCCGCGCCGCCAGTGACGAGTGTTGAGCATGGTATATCTGGTACAAGCCCTGTCGTCGTCAACGGTGGCTTCGACCAAACAAATCTGGGTCGGGATATCCCGTTTGGAGGCAGATCATATGGCTCTAAGGATATCCCCATACGGCCTCCACAGGCCATTCAAAGTCCTAGGGTTAATAGGACAAATTCTGTGTCTCATACATCTTTATTTGCTACTGGCGGGTATGGATCAGAGAGTTTATCATCGTCAATTCCTTATGTTGCTCCAGGCGGTAGGggcaacaacagcaacagcaatGACCCGACAGGCTCATATAAAAGCAATAATGGTTTTGCCAATGGCGGGTCCAACCTTTCCAGGGCTTTGCGCAGCGACAGTGTCTCATCGGAGTCTCTGGATCATGTACCAAATTTACCCAACGGCCAACCAATTCAGTCAATTCACTTCCTGTCGCCGCAGGTCAACTCCATGTCCATAGAGCCTCGATTCGTTATTTCGAAGCAAAGAGTTGCTCAGGCGCAGGCACAAGCTCAGGCGCAAGCACAGGCAGCCTCGTTGTCGAGCTCGGGACGCCAAGGTTCTCAGCTGGGTCtctcattcttcttctcttcaaagaataAGGGAGGGCAGAAACAGGGGTCCTCCACAGACTTGGGAAGCTTCTACAATAACGCTGCTCCAATCAATGAGAACGTTCCCATTGGAACTTCTCCCTCAAGTCTCTCATCGGCAGATTCAGCCAATATCTATAGTTCATCAAGACACAATTCTatggccaacttgaagagattcGTCAAGAAGAGTCTGTCCCCAGCGCAGCCAATTCCGGTCAGCAAAATGTCCACTTCAATGCGCTCCACAAACTCCGGCAGTGTTCCGGCCTCGAGCTCCTTTGCTACTGCCTATACAAACCAATCCGGTAGCTCTACAATTTCAGAAAGCTCATATTCCAGGTCTCCTGTTACAGGCTTTGCTGTTGGCTCTAGCTCCATCAGCAGAACTCCTTCCCTAGTTCGCGACAGGCGAGGATCCATCAATGGCATCACCAACCAGCAATCCCAGCAGTTGCCATTCTCAAAGAGATACAGTAAATTTGGCGAGAACCTTGGCGCTGGCGCTGGTGGCGCTGTCAGATTAGTAACAAGGTTGGCTGATAAGAAGACATTTGCTGTGAAGGAATTCAGAGCGAAATACCAGAACGAGACCAAAAGGGACTATgcgaagaagatcaccagTGAGTATTGTATTGGCTCGACATTGAAGCATCCTAATATCATTGAAACAGTTGAAATCTGCTATGAGAATGAGAGAATTTTACAGGTGATGGAATATTGTGATTTTGACTTATTCGCTATTGTTATGTCAAACAAGATGTCACGCGAGGAAATCAATTGCTGTTTCAAGCAGATCTTATCTGGTATAAACTATTTGCATTCCATGGGGTTGGCTCATAGAGATCTTAAGTTGGACAATTGCGTGGTCGATGCAAGAGGCATTGTCAAAATCATTGACTTCGGCTCAGCAGTTGTCTTCTCGTACCCATTCTCAAAGACGTTAATCGAAGCTCAAGGTATTGTTGGCTCAGACCCCTACCTTGCTCCGGAAGTGTGTGTTTTTAACAAGTATGATCCTAGACCGGTAGACGTTTGGTCAGTTGCGATCATTTTCTGTTGcatgatgttgaagaagttccCTTGGAAGGTACCCAAGATGATGGACAACAGCTTCAAACTATTTGCtaccagagaagaagggaGATCGTTAAGTGAGATGCTAGTGCGGACGCCAGCTGACAGTATGAACATGCCCGAGCTTGGCTCCGctattgatgaaattgaaaatgGCGATATTCTCGGCAACAACAGCGCCAATGGCAAGTCTGGAGAAGGATTATCGCACACGTCGAGTGAAACAGGGGTCGGTAGACTCTTGCTTGCGTTGCCAGAAGACTGTCGTCCATTGATTGGACGTATGGTGGAGTTGGCGCCCGCATGTCGTATCACCGTTGAAGAGTGTTTTCAGGATGAGTGGTTAAGAAGCATCAACATGTGCACAGTGGATGAGAGGATCAACCACGATGGCCTGTTTGACTACCAGGTGACGAAAGGCACCGATCACGAGCACACCACCGTCGACCAGTCGAAAGCCCATATTGCCGCTTTcgacaaaaacaaaaagaagtaa
- the MRPL19 gene encoding mitochondrial 54S ribosomal protein uL11m has protein sequence MSAKNVLVKLIVGAGQAAPAPPVGPALGSKGVKAIDFCKEFNARSAHYNPGTPIPVLITIKPNRTFTFEMKSPPTSWLLLKAAKAPQGAGRPTHEFVGETLSLKHIYEIAKIKKTDERHKDLSLQQICTGIISTAEAIGVRVEP, from the coding sequence ATGTCCGCAAAGAACGTCTTGGTGAAACTTATTGTGGGTGCTGGCCAGGCTGCGCCGGCTCCTCCCGTTGGTCCTGCTTTGGGGTCCAAGGGTGTGAAGGCcattgatttttgcaaagagTTCAACGCCAGATCCGCCCACTACAACCCTGGAACACCTATTCCTGTGCTTATAACGATTAAGCCAAATAGAACATTTACGTTCGAGATGAAGTCACCTCCTACGTCGtggcttcttttgaaagcagCCAAAGCTCCTCAGGGCGCCGGTAGACCCACCCATGAGTTCGTGGGAGAAACGCTCTCGTTGAAGCACATCTACGAAATTGCGAAGATAAAAAAGACCGACGAAAGACACAAGGATTTGTCATTACAGCAAATATGCACTGGCATCATCCTGACAGCCGAGGCCATCGGTGTTCGTGTAGAGCCATAG
- a CDS encoding putative oxidoreductase produces MPIDIVSTAVFDGPQAIPGWNYLVKYGPALAAAGAVKFYFAGSSNTFKRELHGRVYIITGGTSGLGAALAYELALKGAQLILLSRSTDDAWTVEFIEDLRDRTNNFMIYAEPCDLSSLHSVRLFATKWLDNQPPRRLDGVICCAADCVPRGRDRQVSVDGVENQIAVNYLAHYHLLTLLKPSLQVQPPDRDVRVILTTCTSQAAAKVDPKDVLWESRRYPANAPWQVFGTSKLLLGMFGRSFQRVLNEYERKDKAPCNIKVSVVNPGIMRSPSTRRFISMGTIWGLLFYILLYPLWYIFFKDAVQGSQSLLFALYAPVLAAKDGGNFIQECKILTKLRPELNDIELQDEVFKETAARIEKLEKSSAIERKKQEKKLGIDKKKQEEEKKKKADIHEKPETEEELQYKLDMIRKSMGISSQSGELPLFPEEGTDAAKIAQAIKSSGRKPKGKARKR; encoded by the coding sequence ATGCCCATTGATATCGTGTCAACTGCCGTTTTCGATGGACCTCAGGCCATTCCCGGCTGGAATTACTTGGTCAAATACGGCCCTGCGCTTGCAGCAGCTGGAGCAGTGAAATTTTACTTTGCCGGGTCCTCCAACACGTTCAAAAGAGAGTTGCACGGACGCGTCTACATCATCACTGGAGGCACCTCGGGTCTCGGGGCTGCTCTTGCCTACGAACTTGCTTTGAAAGGCGCCCAGCTCATTCTTTTGTCCAGATCAACCGACGATGCCTGGACAGTAGAGTTCATAGAGGATCTCAGAGATAGGACgaacaacttcatgatATACGCAGAGCCTTGTGACTTGAGCCTGCTTCATTCAGTTCGTCTATTCGCCACCAAATGGCTCGATAATCAGCCGCCCCGCCGTTTGGATGGCGTTATCTGCTGTGCTGCAGACTGTGTGCCTAGAGGCAGAGACAGACAAGTGTCAGTGGATGGAGTGGAAAATCAGATTGCAGTCAATTACTTGGCCCATTACCATTTGCTTACTTTGCTTAAGCCCTCTCTTCAAGTGCAACCTCCCGACCGTGATGTGCGGGTGATACTCACCACTTGTACTTCTCAGGCGGCTGCTAAAGTTGATCCAAAAGATGTCTTGTGGGAGTCTCGTAGATACCCAGCCAATGCACCCTGGCAGGTTTTTGGAACTTCCAAGCTTTTACTAGGCATGTTTGGACGTCTGTTTCAAAGAGTGCTCAACGAATACGAGAGAAAGGATAAGGCTCCCTGCAACATCAAAGTGAGCGTTGTCAACCCTGGGATCATGAGATCACCTTCCACACGTCGTTTTATCTCAATGGGAACCATTTGGGGACTTTTATTCTACATACTTTTGTACCCTTTATGGtatatttttttcaagGATGCTGTGCAAGGGTCCCAGTCGTTACTTTTTGCACTCTATGCGCCAGTGCTAGCAGCCAAGGATGGAGGAAACTTCATCCAGGAGTGCAAAATCTTGACTAAATTGAGGCCGGAATTAAACGACATCGAATTGCAAGATGAGGTATTTAAGGAGACGGCGGCACGGATTGAAAAGTTGGAGAAACTGTCTGCCATcgagagaaagaagcaagaaaagaagctaGGCATTGATaagaaaaagcaagaagaggagaagaagaagaaagcgGACATTCATGAGAAGCCCGAAacggaagaagaattgCAGTACAAGTTAGACATGATCCGTAAGAGCATGGGCATTCTGTCTCAGCTGGGAGAGTTGCCACTTTTTCCTGAAGAAGGAACCGATGCCGCTAAGATTGCACAAGCGATCAAGTCTTCTGGAAGGAAACCCAAAGGTAAAGCTCGCAAGAGATAA